A genomic segment from uncultured Desulfuromonas sp. encodes:
- a CDS encoding chemotaxis protein CheD: MTDSSKVIETVLGSCVAVVLIAPASGHAAMCHAMLPSGPKGQFRFVDAAIHHMIGDLKKRGVQPSRLVAKLFGGADMFSALRQAVPAQFPVGQNNMRRARQILEEQRIEVRSYDTGGHYGRKVVLFTDTGQVYVKRLQRQSEELKLVLPYLNQVGNGQS, translated from the coding sequence GTGACCGATTCCTCCAAAGTGATTGAAACGGTTTTGGGCTCCTGTGTTGCCGTGGTACTGATTGCACCGGCCAGTGGCCATGCCGCCATGTGCCACGCCATGCTGCCGAGTGGTCCGAAGGGGCAATTTCGTTTTGTTGATGCCGCCATACATCACATGATTGGCGATTTGAAAAAGCGCGGTGTTCAACCCTCACGGTTGGTTGCCAAACTGTTTGGTGGTGCAGATATGTTTTCCGCACTCCGCCAGGCTGTTCCTGCGCAATTTCCCGTTGGTCAAAATAATATGCGGCGTGCCCGGCAGATACTCGAAGAACAACGTATAGAGGTGCGCAGTTACGATACCGGTGGTCATTATGGCCGCAAAGTGGTGTTGTTTACCGATACCGGTCAAGTCTATGTTAAACGCCTTCAGCGGCAGAGCGAAGAGTTGAAACTGGTGTTACCTTATCTGAATCAGGTGGGCAATGGCCAAAGTTAA
- a CDS encoding chemotaxis protein CheW: protein MAVGDLEQMNQYLTFKLDEEVFALEISKVREVLDFTDITKVPQTPIFMRGVINLRGSVVPVVDMRVKFSMSEAEATVNTCIIITEVFMDGETSVLGALVDSVQEVLEIDSGQIEPPPRIGTKLDTEFIRGMGKHNEEFIIILDVDRVFSADEISLIQQNSDAAEA from the coding sequence ATGGCCGTGGGAGATCTTGAACAGATGAACCAGTATCTGACCTTCAAACTTGATGAAGAGGTCTTTGCACTGGAGATATCAAAAGTCCGAGAAGTGCTCGACTTCACAGACATTACCAAGGTGCCGCAAACACCGATCTTTATGCGTGGCGTAATCAACCTGCGTGGCAGTGTTGTCCCTGTGGTGGATATGCGCGTGAAGTTCAGCATGAGCGAGGCGGAAGCGACGGTAAACACCTGCATCATTATCACGGAGGTGTTTATGGATGGAGAAACCAGTGTCTTGGGCGCCCTGGTTGACTCGGTGCAGGAAGTGCTTGAAATCGATAGCGGCCAGATCGAACCGCCGCCACGTATCGGCACCAAGCTTGATACGGAGTTTATCCGTGGCATGGGCAAGCACAACGAGGAGTTCATTATTATCCTGGATGTCGACAGGGTGTTCTCTGCGGATGAAATTTCGCTGATTCAGCAAAACAGTGATGCTGCTGAAGCTTGA
- a CDS encoding chemotaxis response regulator protein-glutamate methylesterase has translation MAKVKVLIVDDSAVVRQALQSVLESDPHIEVIATASDPFVAAERLKQQIPDVITLDVEMPRMDGLTFLQKIMSQHPIPVVMCSSLVEEGSETLLKALEYGAVEIIQKPNLGTKQFLEESKVRICDAVKAAATARPVRLRPARQIEPKRTADAVLSRGTDEAMVRTTEKIIAVGASTGGTEALRVFLEGLPMDCPGVVIVQHMPENFTRGFAQRLDSLCAMTVKEAENGDSVVRGRALIAPGNRHMLLKRSGARYYVELKDGPLVSRHRPSVDVLFRSAARYAGKNVVGIILTGMGDDGAKGMKEMKEAGAVNIAQNEQTCVVFGMPKEAIAAGAVDYTLPLEQIAFKALTLCR, from the coding sequence ATGGCCAAAGTTAAAGTGTTGATCGTTGATGACTCTGCTGTGGTACGGCAAGCCTTGCAGTCGGTGTTGGAATCGGATCCTCATATTGAAGTGATTGCCACGGCCAGTGACCCCTTTGTCGCTGCGGAACGGCTTAAACAACAGATTCCCGACGTCATTACTCTCGATGTTGAAATGCCGCGGATGGATGGTCTGACGTTCTTGCAGAAGATCATGAGCCAGCATCCGATTCCGGTGGTGATGTGCTCCAGTCTTGTCGAAGAGGGTTCTGAGACGCTGTTGAAAGCGTTGGAGTACGGAGCCGTTGAAATTATTCAGAAGCCCAATCTCGGCACCAAACAATTTCTTGAAGAATCAAAAGTGCGTATTTGTGATGCGGTTAAAGCCGCTGCAACGGCTCGACCTGTCAGGCTGCGCCCTGCCCGGCAGATTGAACCGAAGCGGACAGCCGATGCCGTCCTGTCTCGCGGTACGGACGAAGCCATGGTGCGGACAACGGAGAAGATTATTGCCGTTGGTGCGTCGACCGGCGGTACCGAAGCGTTGAGAGTTTTTCTCGAAGGCTTGCCGATGGATTGCCCAGGTGTTGTTATCGTTCAGCATATGCCGGAAAACTTTACCCGTGGCTTTGCGCAACGGCTGGATAGCTTGTGTGCCATGACGGTGAAAGAGGCGGAAAATGGTGACAGCGTTGTGCGCGGGCGGGCGTTGATTGCTCCGGGGAATCGCCATATGCTCCTCAAGCGCAGTGGTGCCCGCTATTATGTTGAACTTAAGGACGGCCCGTTGGTTTCACGTCATCGGCCTTCCGTCGATGTTCTGTTTCGTAGTGCGGCTCGTTATGCCGGAAAAAATGTGGTTGGCATTATCTTGACCGGCATGGGTGATGATGGTGCCAAAGGCATGAAAGAGATGAAAGAGGCCGGTGCGGTGAATATTGCCCAGAATGAACAAACCTGTGTCGTGTTCGGCATGCCTAAAGAGGCTATCGCTGCCGGTGCTGTTGATTATACCCTGCCCCTCGAACAAATTGCCTTCAAAGCTCTGACGCTGTGCCGTTAA
- a CDS encoding chloride channel protein: protein MSLGTIPRIFDWLRRVGLAVLGRFRISENTFMAMLAVAIGLLSGLCNYAFRQAIEFFHWLVIEQGMELFQISWHQWSASRWLAILFPLTGALLMIPFGLWFAKDLKFGFSSFLELVNLRGAKIPGRTIITRGLASAITLGTGGSAGQEGPIAQIGGAVGSQFGQGFKVSGNRLKVLVACGVSGGVAATFNAPIAGVFFAQEIVLLSSFEISSFTSIVIASGMSTVVSRALIGNEIVFHIPPYQVGTHWELLLYVALGAVVGGLAAGFIDVHFRIKGFFDKLKMSRLVKPMVGAVLVGLIGVAFPQVFGNGYDFMSEFLHGQGAWYFLLALILFKAVATSITLGSGLPGGLFAPVLYIGAVTGGAFGKIAQILFPTLAISPGSYALIGMGAFLSAATHAPMTAIFLLFEMTASYQVIVPIMLSCVVGTAISRHFKKESLDTVELAKAGIDLEAGKERNIMKSIRVADVMTRKLETVPEGMTLRQFTTFIANTKHTNFPLLNPAGEMTGIISIQDFLGVVFEKDLMDLVVVKELATTEVTTVYGDENLDQAMRKIGYRNIEQLPVVDREQQNRLIGIVSRRDMVSAYNKALMARTLEEEHDGSSRASA, encoded by the coding sequence ATGAGTTTAGGCACCATACCCCGTATATTTGATTGGTTACGCCGGGTCGGTCTGGCCGTTTTGGGTCGTTTCCGGATCAGCGAAAATACTTTTATGGCCATGCTGGCCGTGGCCATCGGCCTGTTGTCAGGACTGTGTAACTATGCCTTCCGTCAGGCGATTGAATTTTTTCACTGGCTGGTGATTGAACAGGGCATGGAGCTGTTTCAGATTTCTTGGCATCAATGGAGTGCTTCTCGCTGGTTGGCTATTTTGTTCCCGCTGACCGGGGCGTTACTGATGATTCCGTTTGGCTTGTGGTTTGCCAAAGATCTCAAATTCGGTTTTTCGTCATTTCTCGAGCTGGTCAATCTGCGCGGAGCCAAGATTCCCGGTCGCACCATCATTACCCGCGGTCTGGCCAGTGCCATCACGCTCGGCACCGGCGGCAGTGCCGGCCAGGAGGGCCCGATTGCCCAGATTGGCGGGGCTGTTGGCAGTCAGTTCGGCCAGGGATTTAAGGTCAGCGGCAACCGGCTCAAAGTGCTGGTGGCCTGCGGCGTGTCCGGCGGTGTGGCCGCGACCTTTAATGCGCCGATTGCCGGGGTGTTTTTTGCTCAGGAAATCGTCTTGCTGTCCTCTTTTGAGATCTCCAGTTTTACTTCCATCGTCATTGCCAGCGGCATGAGTACCGTGGTGTCTCGGGCGTTGATCGGCAATGAGATTGTTTTTCACATCCCCCCCTATCAGGTTGGCACCCACTGGGAGCTGTTGCTCTATGTCGCTCTCGGTGCGGTTGTCGGTGGTTTGGCTGCCGGGTTTATCGATGTCCATTTTCGTATTAAGGGGTTCTTTGACAAACTGAAAATGTCTCGGTTGGTCAAGCCGATGGTCGGAGCCGTGCTGGTTGGCTTGATCGGGGTTGCCTTTCCACAAGTGTTCGGTAACGGCTATGATTTTATGAGTGAGTTCCTTCATGGTCAGGGCGCCTGGTATTTTCTTCTGGCACTAATTCTGTTTAAAGCCGTGGCCACCTCGATTACCCTGGGTTCAGGTTTGCCTGGCGGTTTGTTTGCTCCAGTGCTCTACATTGGAGCGGTTACGGGTGGCGCTTTTGGCAAGATTGCCCAAATCCTGTTTCCGACCTTGGCGATCTCTCCTGGTTCCTATGCCCTGATCGGCATGGGTGCGTTTTTATCGGCAGCGACCCATGCACCGATGACCGCCATTTTTCTGTTGTTTGAGATGACGGCTTCTTATCAGGTTATTGTACCGATCATGTTGTCCTGTGTCGTCGGCACGGCGATCAGTCGTCATTTTAAGAAAGAAAGTCTCGATACCGTCGAGCTGGCCAAGGCGGGTATTGATCTGGAAGCGGGCAAAGAGCGCAACATTATGAAGTCGATTCGGGTTGCGGATGTCATGACCCGCAAATTGGAGACGGTTCCCGAAGGGATGACCCTGCGTCAATTCACTACGTTTATTGCCAACACCAAACACACGAACTTCCCGTTGCTCAACCCGGCCGGAGAAATGACCGGCATTATCTCCATTCAGGATTTTCTCGGTGTCGTGTTTGAAAAGGATCTGATGGATCTGGTGGTAGTCAAAGAGCTGGCGACCACCGAGGTGACCACTGTGTACGGCGATGAGAATCTCGACCAGGCCATGCGTAAGATCGGCTATCGCAACATTGAGCAGCTGCCGGTGGTGGATCGTGAGCAACAGAACCGTCTGATCGGCATTGTTTCGCGGCGCGATATGGTATCCGCCTACAACAAGGCCCTGATGGCGCGTACTCTTGAGGAGGAGCATGATGGATCGTCCCGCGCCTCGGCTTAA
- a CDS encoding methyl-accepting chemotaxis protein, whose product MLSNMTLAKKLILGFAVVLVLLMAVGGIGYNALHTAAEGFTEYRGLAKETNLSGRVQANMLMVRMNVKDFIITGSKEDHEQYLDYVDKTTTFLNEAHEAIDDQKRTEMLDTATEQLKVYTTTFEKVVTLMARRNELVNNGANVYGPAAEKALTKILETAKADGDMEAAYYSGLAVRNLLLTRLYMMKFLETNAPADMERVEKEIAELSTVYDALDESLQNKQRRAWLAETRENSLAYAEVVKGIAAAIFERNDYIKNTLDVVGPKIAGDFEDIKLDVKNAQDQLGPLVQASNDKAVKLIITLVVAAILFGVLIALLLIRGVMRQLGCDPAIIEKVMGTLAEGDLTQKLEITDKNRHSVYGSVAGMMEKLKEVVENVKSASTNVASGSQELSASSEEMSQGATEQAAAAEEASSSMEQMAANIKQNADNAMQTEKIAIKSSQDAQSGGKAVAETVKAMKDIAEKISIIEEIARQTNLLALNAAIEAARAGEHGKGFAVVASEVRKLAERSQSAAAEISELSSSSVEVAETAGEMLAKMVPDIQRTAELVQEIAAASKEQDTGADQVNKAIQQLDQVIQQNASAAEEMASTSEELNAQAAQLQDTIDFFRVEGGGRAKMPPRRIAPNVKKLTPASAPKATHTGLALDMGSGRDSLDNEFEEY is encoded by the coding sequence ATGTTATCCAACATGACACTGGCGAAAAAACTGATTTTAGGTTTTGCCGTTGTTCTGGTGCTGCTGATGGCTGTTGGTGGTATCGGCTACAATGCTTTGCACACGGCTGCAGAAGGATTTACGGAATACCGTGGATTGGCCAAGGAAACCAATCTCTCCGGGCGTGTCCAGGCAAACATGCTGATGGTGCGCATGAACGTCAAGGATTTTATCATCACGGGCAGCAAAGAAGACCATGAGCAATATTTGGACTATGTGGATAAAACCACGACGTTTCTCAATGAGGCACACGAAGCCATTGATGATCAAAAACGCACTGAAATGCTGGATACCGCCACAGAGCAATTGAAGGTTTACACGACCACCTTTGAAAAAGTGGTGACCTTGATGGCGCGGCGCAATGAACTGGTCAACAATGGTGCTAATGTCTATGGTCCGGCTGCGGAAAAAGCATTGACGAAAATTCTTGAAACGGCCAAGGCCGATGGCGATATGGAAGCCGCTTACTACAGTGGTCTGGCTGTTCGTAATCTGCTCCTGACACGTTTGTACATGATGAAATTTCTCGAAACCAACGCACCGGCAGATATGGAACGTGTTGAGAAGGAAATCGCTGAGTTAAGCACAGTGTATGACGCTTTAGATGAAAGCTTACAGAATAAGCAACGACGGGCATGGCTGGCTGAAACGAGGGAAAACAGTCTCGCTTACGCTGAAGTGGTCAAGGGCATTGCTGCAGCAATTTTTGAGCGCAATGATTACATCAAAAACACCTTGGATGTCGTTGGGCCAAAAATTGCTGGTGATTTTGAAGACATTAAACTGGATGTCAAAAATGCTCAGGACCAGCTCGGCCCTCTGGTTCAAGCATCCAATGATAAAGCTGTAAAGCTGATTATTACGCTGGTAGTAGCTGCAATCCTGTTTGGGGTTCTGATAGCGTTGTTGCTGATCCGTGGTGTGATGCGCCAGCTTGGCTGTGATCCGGCCATTATTGAGAAAGTAATGGGGACTCTGGCCGAAGGAGATCTGACGCAGAAACTTGAGATTACCGATAAAAATCGTCACAGTGTCTATGGTTCTGTTGCGGGCATGATGGAGAAGCTTAAAGAAGTCGTGGAAAATGTCAAAAGTGCTTCTACAAATGTTGCATCGGGTAGTCAGGAGCTCTCTGCAAGTTCCGAAGAGATGAGTCAGGGGGCCACCGAGCAGGCGGCCGCAGCGGAAGAAGCTTCGTCCTCCATGGAGCAAATGGCGGCCAATATCAAACAGAACGCCGACAACGCCATGCAGACCGAGAAGATTGCCATCAAATCTTCACAAGATGCCCAGAGTGGTGGCAAAGCCGTGGCCGAAACGGTTAAAGCCATGAAGGATATCGCGGAAAAAATCTCCATTATTGAAGAGATTGCCCGTCAAACTAACCTGCTTGCGCTCAATGCGGCCATTGAAGCGGCACGGGCCGGAGAGCATGGTAAGGGTTTTGCCGTCGTCGCCTCGGAGGTTCGTAAATTGGCTGAGCGTAGCCAGAGCGCTGCCGCTGAAATCAGTGAACTTTCCTCGAGTAGTGTTGAAGTTGCAGAAACCGCCGGTGAAATGTTGGCGAAAATGGTGCCGGATATTCAGCGCACAGCTGAGTTGGTCCAGGAAATTGCTGCAGCCAGTAAGGAGCAGGATACCGGTGCAGACCAGGTCAATAAAGCAATTCAACAGCTTGATCAGGTCATTCAGCAAAATGCCTCTGCTGCCGAAGAGATGGCATCCACTTCGGAAGAATTGAATGCCCAGGCGGCACAGCTCCAGGACACCATTGATTTCTTTAGGGTCGAAGGTGGAGGACGCGCTAAAATGCCACCTCGCCGTATTGCGCCAAATGTGAAAAAATTGACTCCGGCTTCCGCGCCTAAAGCAACTCATACCGGTTTGGCGCTTGATATGGGCAGCGGGCGTGATTCACTGGACAATGAATTTGAAGAGTATTAG
- a CDS encoding chemotaxis protein CheA: protein MQDAPQNAFKEEAYELLSELEDSLLELEEQPDDHETVSKVFRAMHTIKGSGAMFGFTTISEFTHEVETVFDLVRSGELPVSKQLVDLSLKARDHILSLLDSEADEQGQYAETGAELVAQFQALSRGGAPAPSPKQPSTNADNNTGKKDEHTTYRIRFRPSLDIMHNGTSIAQLLDELAELGQSRTIAHKTKIVDLEALEPENCYSSWDIILTSDCGEDAIRDVFIFVEDDCELIIKAIDLGNDEDDMEKKRLGDILVERGDISQAQIDEVLAKNKRIGDLLVEANLVSRDQVDSALLEQQEIRKLKEQKKEKTQGASSLRVPADKLDDLVNLVGEMVTVQSRLSQIANRFHDAELQSIAEEVERLTEELRDSTLTIRMLPIGSTFSKFKRLVRDISADLGKEVELKTSGADTELDKTVIEQLGDPLVHIIRNSMDHGIELPDDRVAAGKPRCGQVHLSAEHSGDSVIIKITDDGKGMDPEIIRNKAVNKGLIGPDEQLSHTDLLNLVFAPGFSTAQKVTGLSGRGVGMDVVKRAIESLRGSITLESEKGQGSVVSLRIPLTLAIIESLLVQIGDGCFVLPLTAVEECIELTAKDIHDAHGRNLARVRGHLIPYVPLREEFAIDSPQPAVQQIVITQINGQQLGFVVDNVIGEHQTVIKSLGPMYRDVQCVSGATILGDGSVALILDIVYLMQKAAEEGRMKANEIR, encoded by the coding sequence ATGCAGGATGCACCGCAAAACGCTTTTAAGGAAGAAGCCTACGAACTGCTCAGTGAGCTCGAAGACTCGTTACTCGAACTCGAAGAACAACCCGACGACCATGAAACCGTCAGCAAAGTGTTCCGAGCCATGCACACCATCAAAGGCTCCGGCGCCATGTTCGGCTTCACCACCATCTCAGAGTTCACCCACGAAGTCGAAACCGTCTTCGATCTTGTGCGCAGCGGCGAGCTACCCGTCAGCAAACAACTCGTCGATCTGTCCTTAAAAGCACGCGACCACATCCTGTCCCTGCTCGACAGCGAAGCCGACGAACAAGGACAATACGCCGAAACCGGCGCAGAACTCGTCGCCCAGTTCCAGGCCTTAAGTCGAGGAGGCGCCCCCGCACCATCCCCCAAACAACCCAGCACCAATGCCGACAACAACACCGGCAAAAAAGACGAACACACCACCTACCGCATCCGCTTTCGGCCGTCACTCGACATCATGCACAACGGCACCTCCATTGCCCAACTGCTCGACGAACTCGCAGAACTCGGTCAAAGCCGTACCATTGCCCATAAAACAAAAATTGTCGACCTTGAAGCATTAGAGCCCGAAAACTGCTATTCCAGCTGGGACATCATCCTCACCAGCGACTGCGGCGAAGACGCCATCCGTGACGTCTTCATCTTCGTCGAAGACGACTGTGAACTCATCATCAAAGCCATTGATCTCGGCAACGACGAAGACGACATGGAGAAAAAACGCCTCGGCGACATCCTTGTTGAACGCGGCGATATCAGCCAGGCCCAGATCGATGAAGTCTTAGCCAAAAACAAACGGATCGGCGATCTACTCGTTGAAGCCAATCTCGTCAGTCGCGACCAGGTCGACTCCGCCCTGCTCGAACAACAAGAGATCCGCAAACTCAAAGAACAGAAAAAAGAAAAAACCCAAGGCGCCAGCAGCCTGCGCGTGCCCGCCGACAAACTCGACGATCTCGTCAACCTTGTCGGCGAAATGGTCACCGTCCAGTCACGGCTCAGCCAAATCGCCAACCGCTTCCACGACGCCGAACTGCAATCCATCGCCGAAGAAGTCGAACGCCTCACCGAAGAGCTGCGCGACAGCACCCTGACCATCCGCATGCTGCCCATCGGCAGCACCTTCAGCAAATTCAAACGCCTAGTCCGCGACATCAGCGCCGATCTCGGCAAAGAAGTCGAACTCAAAACCAGCGGAGCCGACACCGAACTCGACAAAACCGTCATCGAACAACTCGGCGATCCCCTCGTCCACATCATCCGCAACAGCATGGACCACGGCATCGAGCTGCCCGACGACCGCGTCGCTGCCGGCAAACCCCGGTGTGGCCAAGTCCACTTAAGCGCCGAACACTCCGGCGACAGCGTCATCATCAAAATCACTGACGACGGCAAAGGCATGGACCCCGAAATCATCCGCAACAAAGCCGTCAACAAAGGGCTCATCGGTCCCGACGAACAACTCAGCCACACCGATCTGCTCAACCTCGTCTTTGCCCCCGGCTTCTCCACCGCCCAGAAAGTCACCGGCCTGTCCGGGCGAGGCGTTGGCATGGACGTTGTCAAACGCGCCATCGAATCCTTACGCGGCAGCATCACCTTAGAAAGCGAAAAAGGTCAAGGCAGCGTTGTCAGCCTGCGCATTCCGCTCACTCTCGCCATCATCGAAAGCCTGCTGGTGCAGATCGGTGACGGATGCTTTGTGCTGCCCCTGACCGCCGTTGAAGAATGCATAGAGCTCACCGCCAAAGACATCCACGACGCCCATGGCCGTAACCTCGCCCGCGTGCGAGGGCACCTGATCCCCTACGTGCCGCTACGCGAAGAATTTGCCATCGACAGCCCGCAGCCCGCCGTGCAACAGATCGTCATCACCCAGATCAACGGCCAGCAGCTCGGCTTTGTCGTCGACAATGTCATTGGTGAACATCAAACCGTCATTAAATCCCTCGGTCCCATGTATCGCGATGTGCAATGCGTTTCCGGTGCCACCATCCTTGGAGACGGTAGTGTCGCGTTGATTCTCGATATTGTTTATCTCATGCAGAAGGCGGCTGAAGAGGGGCGGATGAAGGCGAACGAAATAAGGTAG
- a CDS encoding UvrD-helicase domain-containing protein: protein MMDRPAPRLNPQQLQAVEHPGGPLLILAGAGSGKTSTLTGRVIHLIQEQGVPPWRILAVTFTNKAANEMKERIERALPEGEMPWVATFHSTCVRILRRDITALGFDPSFTIYDDQDQDRLLKNILKELAIDEKKLKPRAAAAAIDAAKNRGHFPADMPQDTPQAQLVAEVYRHYQQRLHQANALDFGDLLLMCVKLFDEHEEIRQRYAGRFLHLLVDEFQDTNLVQYRLVQQLASEHGNLCVVGDDDQSIYRWRGAEVGNILGFERDYPGCTTIRLEQNYRSTTTILDAAGAVVANNVGRKGKTLWTDNPDGDAITLEALPDDLDEARYVVDRLKALQQQGRHLRDMAILYRTNAQSRVLEEALVRDRIPYVMFGGMRFFARMEVKDILAYLRVLTNPADTISCQRIINVPTRGIGATTVAKIATLEQQAQGFLPACRLAVEQGVLTGAAAKKVAAFVAMMEDFASRLERLPYPQLAAELIDETGYAQMLRSENTQEARDRLDNLDQLLAGMEEHRDEETTLQDYLEQIALVTDLDAYDSSLDRVTLMTLHAAKGLEFPVVFMTGMEDGIFPAARSNDGGEQLEEERRLCYVGMTRAKEKLYLTHARRRRVYGSYQFNPPSRFVGEIPEHLLADVAKKPLHATAKHNLASLFENLPTPTDQTAPSETANTDPAPVPDQPVIEVEAAVLPADDTLRIGSRVRHARFGIGTVRRLEGSGDKQKVIVYFNRFGPKRLLLKFAGLEPA, encoded by the coding sequence ATGATGGATCGTCCCGCGCCTCGGCTTAACCCGCAGCAGCTTCAGGCTGTTGAACATCCGGGTGGTCCGCTGCTCATTCTTGCCGGAGCCGGTTCCGGCAAGACCAGCACCCTCACCGGCCGCGTCATTCATCTGATCCAAGAGCAGGGCGTGCCACCATGGCGGATTCTGGCGGTGACCTTTACCAACAAGGCTGCCAACGAGATGAAGGAGCGCATCGAACGGGCGCTGCCCGAGGGGGAGATGCCGTGGGTTGCGACATTTCATTCCACCTGCGTGCGTATTCTGCGCCGCGACATCACCGCTCTGGGCTTTGATCCCTCCTTCACTATCTACGATGATCAGGATCAGGATCGCCTGCTGAAAAATATCCTCAAAGAGCTGGCGATTGATGAAAAAAAACTCAAACCACGTGCGGCAGCCGCAGCGATAGATGCGGCAAAAAATCGCGGACACTTTCCGGCCGATATGCCTCAGGATACGCCACAGGCGCAACTGGTTGCCGAGGTGTATCGCCACTACCAGCAGCGTCTGCATCAGGCCAATGCCCTTGATTTCGGTGACCTGCTGCTGATGTGCGTCAAACTGTTTGATGAGCACGAGGAGATCCGTCAGCGCTATGCCGGTCGCTTCCTCCATCTGCTGGTGGACGAGTTTCAGGATACCAACCTGGTGCAATATCGCCTGGTCCAGCAATTGGCGTCAGAGCACGGTAACCTATGTGTAGTTGGTGACGACGACCAGTCCATTTACCGCTGGCGCGGTGCCGAGGTGGGCAATATTCTTGGCTTTGAACGCGATTATCCGGGCTGCACCACCATCCGCCTGGAGCAGAACTACCGTTCTACCACCACCATTCTTGATGCGGCTGGTGCTGTTGTGGCCAACAATGTTGGCCGTAAAGGAAAAACCCTGTGGACGGATAATCCCGACGGTGACGCCATTACCCTCGAAGCGTTGCCCGACGATCTTGATGAAGCGCGTTATGTCGTGGACCGACTCAAAGCACTACAACAACAGGGCCGTCATCTGCGTGACATGGCGATACTCTACCGCACCAACGCCCAGTCGCGGGTGCTGGAAGAGGCTCTGGTGCGCGACCGTATTCCCTATGTCATGTTTGGCGGCATGCGCTTTTTTGCCCGCATGGAAGTCAAAGATATCCTCGCCTACCTGCGCGTGCTGACCAATCCGGCGGATACCATCTCCTGCCAGCGCATTATTAATGTGCCGACGCGTGGTATCGGCGCGACAACCGTCGCCAAAATTGCCACGTTGGAGCAGCAGGCCCAGGGCTTTTTGCCTGCCTGTCGTCTGGCCGTCGAGCAGGGCGTGCTCACTGGTGCCGCAGCGAAAAAGGTCGCCGCCTTTGTCGCCATGATGGAGGATTTTGCGAGTCGTCTCGAACGCCTGCCCTACCCGCAACTGGCCGCTGAACTGATTGATGAAACAGGTTATGCTCAGATGCTCAGAAGCGAGAACACTCAGGAGGCGCGCGACCGCCTCGACAACCTTGACCAGCTGTTAGCCGGTATGGAAGAACATCGCGACGAAGAGACCACTCTGCAGGATTATCTGGAGCAGATTGCACTGGTGACCGATCTTGATGCTTATGACAGCAGTCTTGATCGGGTGACGTTGATGACCCTGCATGCTGCCAAAGGGTTGGAATTTCCCGTGGTGTTCATGACCGGTATGGAAGATGGTATCTTCCCGGCGGCGCGCAGTAATGACGGCGGCGAACAGCTCGAAGAGGAACGGCGACTGTGTTATGTCGGTATGACCCGCGCCAAGGAGAAACTCTATCTGACCCATGCCCGCCGTCGCCGGGTGTACGGCAGCTACCAGTTTAATCCACCGAGCCGCTTTGTCGGTGAGATTCCCGAGCACCTCCTGGCTGATGTGGCCAAGAAACCGTTGCATGCCACAGCCAAGCATAACCTGGCCTCGCTGTTTGAAAATTTGCCCACCCCGACGGACCAGACCGCGCCGTCTGAGACAGCGAATACAGATCCGGCACCTGTCCCAGACCAGCCGGTGATCGAGGTGGAGGCTGCTGTACTACCTGCAGATGATACGTTGCGTATCGGCAGTCGGGTGCGGCATGCGCGCTTTGGTATCGGCACCGTACGGCGGCTGGAAGGCAGCGGCGATAAACAGAAGGTGATCGTCTATTTTAACCGATTTGGTCCCAAACGCTTGCTGCTCAAATTTGCCGGTCTGGAACCGGCCTGA